The Herpetosiphonaceae bacterium genome contains a region encoding:
- a CDS encoding carotenoid biosynthesis protein: MRRLIGLLLAIYLFIYVFAVPMLMFALVPSWGTWMGGFLLIMQGSLLTLWLAANAGGRGLLAAACIAMLSWAVEHIGVTTGVPFGRYSYTDVLGWKLGGVVPLPIPFAWLLVVPAAIGAARALLPASARRPGWLLIGAPLLALALDLLLEPVAAYVTGYWHWLDSGPYYGVPTANFIAWGTTALVLTLLTLALCGRRIVDAAVLPMVPALLYMLNLFQFALVDLAYGYVLPALLGLIVLLIAAWRWPFRGRGNKRTSEQQP, encoded by the coding sequence ATGCGTCGGCTGATCGGGCTGCTGCTGGCGATCTATCTGTTCATCTATGTCTTTGCGGTGCCGATGCTGATGTTCGCGCTGGTGCCGTCCTGGGGCACGTGGATGGGCGGCTTTCTGCTGATCATGCAGGGCAGCCTGCTGACGCTGTGGCTGGCGGCTAACGCTGGCGGGCGTGGGCTGCTCGCCGCCGCGTGCATTGCGATGCTATCCTGGGCGGTGGAGCATATCGGCGTCACGACGGGCGTGCCGTTTGGTCGGTACAGCTACACCGACGTGCTGGGCTGGAAGCTGGGCGGCGTGGTCCCGCTGCCGATCCCGTTTGCCTGGCTGCTGGTCGTGCCCGCCGCGATCGGCGCTGCGCGGGCACTGCTCCCGGCATCCGCGCGCCGCCCCGGCTGGCTGCTGATTGGCGCGCCGCTGCTGGCGCTGGCGCTCGATCTGCTGCTGGAGCCGGTCGCGGCCTACGTCACGGGCTACTGGCACTGGCTGGACAGCGGGCCATACTACGGCGTGCCGACGGCCAACTTTATCGCCTGGGGAACAACTGCGCTGGTGCTGACGCTGCTGACGCTGGCGCTGTGCGGGCGGCGGATCGTCGATGCGGCGGTGCTGCCTATGGTGCCCGCGCTGCTCTACATGCTCAACCTGTTCCAGTTCGCGCTGGTCGATCTGGCGTATGGCTACGTGCTGCCCGCGCTGCTGGGCCTGATCGTCCTGCTGATCGCGGCGTGGCGCTGGCCGTTTAGGGGCAGGGGGAACAAGCGAACGAGCGAGCAACAACCTTAA
- a CDS encoding lysophospholipid acyltransferase family protein — protein MEPETWTFMQPRLTARKTPLIEALIYRTLVRPALRRAFQRVALWSAEPGFTPDLPALIYANHPSWWDGYIAFLLAREHWRCPGYLMMEEPQLARYGFFRYCGVFSVDRHDPREGLRSVAYAADLLRGHPGRALWIFPQGLITPNDRRPLVTYAGAAHIARRAAPVRCIPMALRFEFLDEQRPEALVRLGPAHVVSGEYDVKALQREMDRRLFCEVEQLHADTIDGTTAHYRTILQGRASVNVVWDRVRGKRRRSTNEPTNRRTQA, from the coding sequence TTGGAACCTGAAACTTGGACCTTCATGCAGCCACGGCTGACCGCGCGAAAAACCCCACTGATCGAGGCGCTGATCTATCGCACGCTGGTACGCCCAGCGCTGCGCCGCGCCTTTCAGCGGGTGGCGCTGTGGAGCGCCGAGCCAGGCTTCACGCCCGATCTGCCCGCGCTGATCTATGCCAACCATCCGTCGTGGTGGGACGGCTATATCGCCTTTCTGCTCGCACGTGAGCACTGGCGCTGCCCCGGATATTTGATGATGGAGGAGCCGCAGCTTGCCCGCTACGGCTTCTTTCGCTACTGCGGCGTCTTCTCCGTGGATCGCCATGATCCACGCGAGGGCCTGCGCTCCGTAGCGTACGCCGCCGATCTGCTCCGAGGCCATCCTGGCCGCGCGCTCTGGATCTTTCCCCAGGGCCTGATCACGCCCAATGATCGCCGTCCGCTGGTGACGTATGCGGGTGCCGCGCATATCGCCAGACGCGCCGCGCCCGTGCGCTGCATCCCGATGGCGCTGCGCTTCGAGTTTTTGGACGAGCAGCGGCCCGAAGCGCTGGTGCGGCTCGGTCCCGCTCACGTCGTGTCGGGCGAGTACGATGTGAAAGCGCTGCAACGCGAGATGGACCGCCGCCTGTTCTGTGAAGTCGAGCAGCTTCACGCCGACACGATCGACGGCACGACCGCACACTACCGCACGATCTTGCAGGGCCGCGCCTCGGTCAACGTCGTCTGGGATCGGGTGCGGGGGAAGCGCCGGAGAAGCACCAACGAACCAACGAACCGACGCACACAGGCTTAA
- a CDS encoding NAD-dependent deacylase, giving the protein MPVHIPEDLIAQLASAERVVVLTGAGVSAESGVPTFREAQTGLWAQYDPRELATPQAFARNPRLVWEWYAWRRSLIQEASPNLAHYALVDLEQALPTFLLVTQNIDGLHWLAGSRDMIELHGNIARTKCFEEGHPVSWWPETGEIPPRCPYCGGPLRPDVVWFGEGISEQALRTAIDAASACDVFMSIGTSAVVQPAARLPLIAKRMGANVVEINTEQTAISVMADWSLIGQSGEILPALVRQLKFPTNAIDGAS; this is encoded by the coding sequence ATGCCCGTGCATATTCCCGAAGATTTGATCGCCCAGCTTGCGTCTGCCGAGCGTGTCGTCGTGCTGACCGGCGCTGGTGTTTCAGCCGAGAGCGGCGTGCCGACGTTTCGTGAAGCCCAGACCGGCCTGTGGGCACAGTACGATCCGCGCGAGCTGGCAACACCGCAGGCGTTCGCCCGCAATCCGCGCCTGGTCTGGGAGTGGTATGCCTGGCGGCGAAGCCTGATCCAGGAGGCCAGTCCCAATCTAGCCCACTACGCGCTCGTCGATCTGGAGCAGGCGCTGCCGACGTTCTTGTTGGTGACACAAAATATCGATGGCCTGCACTGGCTCGCCGGTAGCCGCGACATGATCGAGCTGCACGGCAACATCGCGCGTACCAAATGCTTCGAGGAGGGGCATCCCGTCTCGTGGTGGCCTGAAACCGGCGAGATCCCACCGCGCTGCCCCTACTGCGGCGGCCCGCTGCGGCCCGATGTGGTCTGGTTCGGCGAGGGCATTTCCGAGCAGGCGCTACGCACGGCCATCGACGCCGCATCGGCCTGCGATGTGTTCATGTCGATCGGCACCTCGGCGGTGGTTCAGCCTGCGGCCCGGCTGCCGCTGATTGCCAAGCGCATGGGCGCGAACGTGGTCGAGATCAATACCGAGCAGACCGCGATCAGCGTCATGGCCGACTGGTCGCTGATCGGCCAGTCGGGCGAGATCCTACCCGCGCTGGTGCGTCAGCTCAAGTTCCCGACTAACGCAATCGACGGCGCTTCTTAA
- a CDS encoding M20 family metallopeptidase encodes MRDALIGYLESVTFATELAAWAEIETCSYDPVGLAQFAEVLTDRFTQLGAEVEPVGEMHLLARWSGVGKPLLLLGHFDTVYPRGTLAEQPVERRGNKLFGPGVVDMKGGLLMGCVAIEALQAMKRFWRRPIWFLCTCDEEIGSPTSRRHIEELAAQSEAALVLEAAANGGALKTARKGVGLYELSITGRAAHAGVAPEQGRNALLELAHQIIWLQSLNDAESGTTVNVCTASGGTTANVIPAEARAEINLRVRTFAEAERIAQALAARQPVGEDVTISFSGGLNRPPMERTEQIGRLYEHARRLANELGFDIDEAATGGGSDGNFTAAIGVPTLDGLGPVGGGAHALTEHVNLDAFVPRTALLARLLETL; translated from the coding sequence ATGCGGGATGCGCTGATCGGCTATTTGGAGAGCGTCACGTTTGCGACGGAGCTCGCCGCGTGGGCGGAGATCGAAACATGCTCGTATGATCCGGTCGGCCTGGCGCAGTTTGCCGAGGTACTGACCGACCGATTCACCCAGCTCGGCGCGGAGGTAGAGCCGGTCGGCGAGATGCATCTGCTTGCGCGCTGGTCCGGCGTCGGCAAGCCGCTGCTGCTGCTCGGCCACTTCGACACAGTCTATCCACGCGGCACGCTGGCGGAGCAGCCGGTCGAGCGGCGCGGCAACAAGCTCTTCGGCCCCGGCGTGGTCGACATGAAGGGCGGCCTGCTGATGGGCTGCGTGGCGATCGAGGCGCTGCAAGCCATGAAGCGCTTCTGGCGGCGTCCGATCTGGTTTCTCTGCACCTGCGACGAGGAGATCGGCAGCCCAACGTCGCGGCGGCATATCGAGGAGCTTGCGGCGCAATCCGAGGCGGCGCTGGTGCTGGAGGCGGCGGCGAACGGCGGTGCGCTCAAAACCGCGCGCAAGGGTGTCGGCCTCTACGAGCTGTCGATCACGGGCCGCGCTGCGCACGCGGGTGTCGCGCCGGAGCAGGGCCGCAACGCGCTGCTGGAGCTGGCGCATCAGATCATCTGGCTGCAAAGCCTGAACGATGCCGAAAGCGGCACCACGGTGAATGTCTGCACGGCCAGCGGCGGCACGACGGCCAACGTGATCCCGGCGGAGGCGCGCGCCGAGATCAATTTGCGGGTGCGCACCTTTGCCGAGGCGGAGCGCATCGCCCAGGCGCTCGCGGCCCGGCAGCCCGTGGGCGAGGACGTGACGATCAGCTTCAGCGGCGGTCTTAACCGGCCACCGATGGAGCGCACCGAGCAGATCGGGCGGCTGTACGAGCACGCGCGGCGTCTGGCAAACGAGCTAGGCTTCGACATCGACGAGGCCGCGACGGGCGGCGGCTCCGACGGCAACTTCACGGCGGCGATCGGCGTTCCCACGCTCGACGGCCTGGGTCCGGTCGGCGGCGGCGCGCACGCGCTCACCGAGCATGTCAACCTGGATGCATTCGTGCCACGAACGGCCCTGCTGGCGCGGCTGCTCGAAACGCTGTGA